In uncultured Desulfobacter sp., one DNA window encodes the following:
- a CDS encoding TRAP transporter small permease yields the protein MKLLDRFLNFVSNLLRSAGALALTLMMLITVADVVGRFFKHPIFGSVEIVGFLAVAVAAGALPHTYKVGGHVGVEILTRLLPRKIRLLLDLFTRTLTLILFAVVAWQMFVYAKDMQQAGEVSMNLEFPLHYIVLSLAVCLAFFSGTILQQIVDTVNQLRKGTAG from the coding sequence ATGAAGTTGCTGGACCGTTTTTTAAACTTTGTTTCCAACCTGCTCAGATCTGCCGGTGCCCTCGCCCTGACACTGATGATGCTCATTACAGTGGCGGACGTGGTTGGCCGTTTTTTTAAACATCCTATTTTCGGATCTGTGGAAATTGTGGGGTTTTTAGCTGTTGCCGTGGCGGCAGGGGCTTTACCCCATACCTATAAAGTGGGTGGGCATGTGGGGGTGGAGATCCTCACCCGTCTTTTGCCCCGCAAGATCCGTCTGCTGCTGGACCTGTTTACCCGGACCCTGACATTGATTCTTTTTGCCGTTGTTGCCTGGCAGATGTTTGTTTATGCCAAAGACATGCAGCAGGCCGGTGAAGTTTCCATGAATCTGGAATTCCCGTTACACTATATTGTCCTCTCTCTGGCCGTATGCCTTGCTTTTTTTTCAGGAACGATTCTTCAGCAGATTGTTGACACCGTTAACCAATTAAGAAAGGGCACAGCCGGATGA
- a CDS encoding TRAP transporter substrate-binding protein, with translation MKKGSVLIIALLCLFWASHAFAKTTLRYSNFFPPTHIQSKLAESWCKEVEKRTHGEVVIQYFPASTLTKAPQTYDGVVQGITDIGMTALGYSRGRFPVAEAIDLPMGYTSGVQATAVANAMYEKFKPEEFKETHILFFHAHGPGLIHTRDKEINTLDDLKGLKIRSTGTSGLVMGALGASPVGKSMRECYQMLQKGVVDGSCHPIESNKGWKLGEVVHYMIQNFSTAYTTTFGVFMNKRQWDKLTPEQQDAITQISREWAVKHGEAWDESDKEGMAFFKEKGGVVIPQSEEESETWRKAALPVLENYIQKVSEKGVDGKAVVDFIKSNM, from the coding sequence ATGAAAAAAGGGTCTGTGTTAATTATTGCTTTACTGTGCCTGTTTTGGGCATCCCATGCCTTTGCCAAAACCACCCTTCGATACTCTAATTTTTTTCCGCCCACACACATCCAGAGCAAGCTTGCTGAAAGCTGGTGCAAGGAAGTTGAAAAAAGAACCCATGGGGAGGTGGTCATCCAGTATTTTCCTGCCTCCACCCTGACCAAAGCCCCCCAGACCTACGACGGAGTGGTTCAGGGTATTACCGATATCGGGATGACCGCTTTGGGATACTCCCGGGGCCGGTTTCCGGTGGCAGAGGCCATTGATCTGCCCATGGGATACACTTCCGGGGTCCAGGCCACAGCCGTGGCCAATGCCATGTATGAAAAGTTTAAACCCGAAGAATTCAAAGAAACCCACATCCTGTTCTTTCATGCCCATGGGCCAGGTTTGATCCATACCCGGGATAAAGAGATAAACACCCTTGACGATTTAAAGGGGCTTAAAATCAGGAGTACAGGAACCAGCGGCCTGGTGATGGGGGCGTTAGGTGCCTCTCCTGTGGGAAAAAGTATGCGGGAGTGTTACCAGATGCTGCAAAAAGGCGTGGTGGACGGTTCCTGCCATCCCATTGAATCCAATAAAGGCTGGAAATTGGGAGAAGTGGTCCATTATATGATTCAGAATTTTTCTACCGCTTATACCACCACCTTTGGTGTATTTATGAACAAAAGGCAGTGGGATAAACTTACGCCGGAACAACAGGATGCCATCACTCAAATCAGCCGGGAGTGGGCCGTGAAACACGGCGAGGCCTGGGATGAATCCGACAAGGAGGGTATGGCGTTTTTTAAAGAAAAAGGCGGCGTTGTCATCCCTCAGTCAGAAGAAGAATCTGAAACGTGGCGCAAGGCTGCTCTGCCGGTTCTTGAGAACTACATTCAAAAAGTCTCTGAAAAGGGCGTAGATGGGAAGGCTGTTGTGGATTTTATTAAATCCAACATGTAG
- a CDS encoding lysophospholipid acyltransferase family protein, with protein MIKQLKFIIYTRPFICFIYYFIRLYSWTLRLKIENEKSWRGMLDGNQPVILVTWHQQFFSAIRHFKTYARYHPGLMISRSQDGELISAVARRSGWHTPRGSSSRGGKEAMAEMIAHLNTYGFGAHILDGPTGPIGKVKPGIIKMALQTNAVIVPFYANADRAWFFNSWDRFMVPKPFAKVRLRFLDPIQICEQENDNFEALRQQLEKTMRPGLHR; from the coding sequence ATGATCAAACAACTCAAATTTATTATTTATACCAGGCCCTTTATCTGCTTTATATATTATTTCATACGCCTGTATTCCTGGACCTTAAGGTTAAAAATTGAAAATGAAAAAAGCTGGCGAGGTATGCTTGATGGGAACCAGCCGGTAATTCTGGTGACCTGGCACCAGCAGTTTTTTTCGGCCATCCGTCATTTTAAAACATATGCCCGGTATCACCCGGGACTAATGATCTCCAGAAGCCAGGACGGCGAGCTTATTTCCGCCGTGGCCCGACGCAGCGGGTGGCATACGCCAAGGGGGTCATCCTCAAGGGGCGGCAAAGAGGCTATGGCAGAAATGATCGCCCATCTCAATACATATGGGTTTGGCGCCCATATCCTGGACGGTCCCACCGGCCCCATAGGCAAGGTCAAACCCGGCATCATAAAAATGGCATTGCAGACCAATGCCGTAATCGTCCCTTTTTATGCCAATGCGGATCGGGCCTGGTTTTTTAACTCCTGGGACCGGTTCATGGTCCCCAAGCCTTTTGCCAAAGTCCGGCTACGTTTTTTAGATCCAATCCAGATCTGCGAGCAAGAAAATGACAATTTTGAAGCCTTGCGTCAACAATTAGAAAAGACAATGCGACCGGGGCTCCACCGCTAG
- a CDS encoding phytochelatin synthase family protein, which yields MNLFRICIVRSYLAIRYFFHWATRTGSFGPGQARPVALSSDMSKGQSLQAALFRHHVKQFHESSCSVASVVCVVNVLRQRYKCTGPTVTQQAILEKVRTAHWKERMGPDGYEGRRGLPLSILTAVVQDSLKAYDIPFNRVEMIQGSLDQDKALIRQQIVERLKKFQFQDNCLIIAHFDQGTFIKEMNIPHISPVGGFDPSTGLVSILDVDPDQKSAYEIPFNRFYKGIATRYGGVFRPFGYDRGGVVVVHLS from the coding sequence ATGAACCTTTTTAGAATTTGCATTGTTCGGAGCTACCTGGCCATCAGGTATTTTTTTCATTGGGCGACGCGTACAGGCAGTTTTGGCCCGGGCCAGGCCAGGCCTGTTGCCTTGTCTTCTGACATGTCCAAGGGGCAGAGCCTTCAGGCGGCGTTGTTCCGCCACCATGTCAAACAATTCCATGAATCTTCGTGTTCCGTGGCGTCTGTGGTTTGTGTGGTCAATGTATTAAGACAGCGCTACAAATGCACCGGTCCAACCGTCACCCAGCAGGCCATTTTAGAAAAAGTAAGAACCGCCCACTGGAAGGAGCGCATGGGGCCGGACGGATATGAGGGGCGGCGTGGGCTGCCGCTGTCGATCCTTACGGCTGTGGTGCAGGACAGCCTTAAGGCCTATGATATCCCCTTTAACCGTGTTGAAATGATTCAAGGGTCTTTAGACCAGGATAAGGCCCTGATAAGGCAGCAGATTGTCGAGCGCCTTAAAAAATTTCAATTCCAGGACAATTGTTTGATCATTGCCCATTTTGACCAGGGCACGTTCATAAAGGAAATGAACATTCCCCATATCTCGCCTGTGGGTGGCTTTGATCCGTCAACCGGTTTGGTCTCGATCCTGGATGTTGATCCCGATCAGAAATCGGCATACGAGATCCCCTTTAACAGATTTTATAAAGGTATTGCCACCCGGTACGGTGGCGTGTTCAGGCCTTTTGGGTATGATCGGGGCGGGGTCGTGGTGGTCCATTTGTCCTAG